Proteins encoded together in one Ipomoea triloba cultivar NCNSP0323 chromosome 4, ASM357664v1 window:
- the LOC116016769 gene encoding homocysteine S-methyltransferase 2-like: MGLKSFEQSSSSSIMTDLLRRCGGYAVIDGGLATELERHGADLDDPLWSAKCLLSSPHLIRRVHLDYLEAGANIIISASYQATLQGFEAKGLSREEGESLLKRSVQIACEARDIYNDRATKGCWDIINGDETSTKQRPILVAASVGSYGAYLADGSEYSGMYGDTVTIETLKNFHRRRVQILADSGADLIAFETIPNKLEAQAYAQLLEEESIKVPGWFSFNSKDGANVVSGDSIEECASIADSCSQVVSVGINCTPPRYIHGLVQAIQKVTSKPILVYPNSGETYDPERKLWVEASSRGVGDGDGDGEFVWYVGKWCEVGASLVGGCCRTTPNTIRAISKLLSTNSSSISRLE; encoded by the exons ATGGGCCTGAAAAGCTTTGAACAGTCGTCATCATCTTCGATCATGACGGATCTCCTCCGCCGGTGCGGTGGCTACGCCGTCATAGACGGCGGCCTGGCGACGGAGCTCGAGCGACATGGCGCCGACCTGGATGACCCTCTTTGGAGTGCCAAATGCCTTCTCAGCTCTCCTCACCTCATTCGAAGG GTGCACTTGGATTACCTTGAAGCTGGTGCAAACATCATAATATCTGCATCTTATCAG GCTACCCTCCAAGGATTTGAAGCCAAGGGCTTATCGAGGGAAGAAGGAGAATCCTTATTGAAACGAAGCGTGCAAATCGCATGTGAGGCACGGGACATTTATAATGACAGAGCCACCAAAGGTTGTTGGGACATTATTAATGGAGATGAAACAAGCACAAAGCAACGGCCAATCTTAGTTGCTGCCTCTGTTGGGAGTTATGGAGCTTATTTGGCCGATGGTTCTGAATACAG TGGGATGTACGGGGATACCGTCACCATTGAGACCTTGAAGAATTTTCACCGGAGAAGAGTTCAAATTCTAGCGGATTCTGGAGCTGATCTCATAGCATTTGAGACAATCCCAAACAAATTGGAAGCCCAG GCCTATGCCCAACTTCTTGAGGAAGAAAGCATCAAAGTTCCAGGCTGGTTTTCCTTCAATTCTAAGGATGGGGCAAACGTAGTGAGTGGAGATTCAATAGAAGAATGCGCTTCAATTGCGGATTCATGTTCGCAAGTTGTGAGTGTTGGAATCAATTGCACTCCTCCCAGATATATTCATGGACTGGTACAAGCAATCCAAAAG GTGACGAGCAAGCCTATACTTGTGTATCCCAACAGCGGCGAGACTTATGATCCGGAGAGGAAGTTGTGGGTG GAGGCGTCCAGTAGGGGCgttggagatggagatggagatggagagtTTGTGTGGTATGTAGGGAAATGGTGCGAGGTTGGTGCTTCGCTGGTGGGAGGCTGCTGTAGGACAACTCCTAACACCATCAGAGCCATTTCCAAGCTTCTCTCCACCAACTCATCTTCCATCTCTCGCTTAGAATGA